The Castanea sativa cultivar Marrone di Chiusa Pesio chromosome 4, ASM4071231v1 sequence GTTTGCACACTCATGGTTATCGTATTATTCTTTTGGTTTATGAAAggtgtaggaaaaaaaatgtttctcaAAGTAGAGTTGCCCTAAAATGTGATAATCCCTACTGAAAATCTGGATGCAAAAGGATTGCTGCTTCAGCGGTCAATTACTGTACCCCTGATGGGAAACCTTGTATAAGGAAGGCCACTAAGGAGCTTGGATATTTTCTTGCTGTCACTGCTCTGGAGAGCATAGGAGAGGGTAGAGACAGCACACTAGATATGTACTGTTCCCGGTTGTTTTTTAGCTGCATCAACTTCAAGCTTTTCCAAGGAGATATTTTAGAGGGCGTTGCACACAAGGTGCTGAAGCATGGGGTCTTCTTGTGTTGTGGATCTGTGAAAAACATTGCTTTACTGGTGTGTGGCTGGGGAGTACCCTGTCTTCTTGAATGACAAGCTGTCAAAgattgaagaagatgttgtGATCCGTTTCATTGTGATTGGAATGAAGTGGCTTTGAGGTAGAGAGAGAATTTCAAGCGTTGGTTAGTTTAAAAGAAGATTATCTTGGACCAATATCTTAGTGTTAGTGATACTCCATTTGCATATGTTTGGTTATAACCTGTAACTATGTTTGTGAGCCTTGTTGATGTTTGCTTGGCTACTACTTAAGTACTACTATTAatctttttgagtttttgtagcCAAGTATCTGGCATGTTAACATATGGTTAGCAACTTGTAGTTTTCATCCATTAACAGGTGTGCAAATGTGTTGTTATTTAGTTAGCAGGGGCCTTTTTTGGTTAGTGATGGTCTTTTGTTGCAACTATTTGGGCCACACAAGTGCCAGTTTTCACACTGTTTGCTTGGTGCAAACCAAGGCCAACTTGCTGTTGTGTTTTCTTCGAACCAATAACACCATTTTCCCATCAAGGacctatttctttttttcaactCCCTCTTGTCAGCAACTCTTCTGTCATATGTCCAACTGTGGGAGCTAGCTACTGTCTGTCTTCAAGTGGAAGGTTACGAGGCTTACGCCCCAAGTGATAATAATAAGCCTTTAACTTTAGCCCCAAAAATACCAGTAGAAAAGTACTACATGACCAAACTCCCAACCTctttgaaagaaataaaagtacTGCAtaaccattttttcttttaataagtcACGATTTTCATTTGATAGAAAGAAAGCAAACATCCCTCCAAAACAACAGGAGGAAGAGTGCTTAttacaacaaacaaaaaccctATTAGCAGCAGAAAATTAAGACAGTACCACATGACCATATACATTAGtagaaaaaattattgcatGAAAATATTGGGGACATGAAAACCTAATATTTACACAGGATCATGTCAAATCTGGAGTTTTATGTTGGTCTTTGTTTTCAAATGGAAAAATGTGATTCAAACATGTAAGTTACTAGACAAGATGGAATGTCATTTCGCAGCTTAATCATACAAGGAAACTGAGGAATCTAATTAGTAAACTTTTTCATCTTTGAAGCCATTGGAAGGGTCACTGCAATTAATCAAGGGGGCATCTTTAGCGGACAGTTCCAAAAGACCTCTTGTATTCAAGATTTTATAATTGTTTCCTGATTGTAAATGCTGAGCAACAGGAAAATTGGACGAGGTCTTTGGGGTTCTGCTGAAAATACAATAGATTTGTGCCACAAACAATAAGGCACTCCTAATTAATCATGAAGATAGTCGCTGTGTTAAATTTTGAGGGATCTCCATTTATGTCACTGCCTTTTAAGTCAGACATACTAATGTTCATATTCAcaactatatattatatttttatagctTCTTAGTAAGACCACCAAACCATCAAGCTGCAGAAAGGCTTAAACAGAAAACTCATGCAACTGTTCACAACCAtacaaattaacaaatttattcATCATAAAATGTTTGGGAATTGATTCTAGAGTGCAATAAAGTTAATAGAACATCTTAATAAAATAGCTTCAATAACATGGAAAAAGATCTACTTccgaaaaaagaagaaaaaataagaggAAAATAAAACATCTTCAACAAAATTTAACTGAGGACATAGGCAAAAACAACATCTTGTGATTGAGTTAGCACATCAATGCTCCTAGACCTTCACTGCATGTTCTGGACACGTTTCACAATAAGGAGGCTCATATCCATATAACGCCGAGCACAGTTTGAAAGGCAACTAGATTCACTGGAACTGAACTTGCTCCCTGGTGTACTAGTGATGCATTTGTCCCAGCAGACATTTGTGATCTTTATCACCATCTCGCCAACCTTGGCTCTTTGCTCTTCTTGCTGCAAAGGCATTACAAACTGATTCagtcaaatcacataaattgaACATAAATCTTGCTACTAACACGACCtaatattatcaacaaaataaTGACTACCACCCCTACCACCATGAATTGTTAAAAAAGTCAATTCTATGACAGGCTAAATCAGTGTCCAAAAGTCAAGCAAGTTAAAGTTAAGTCCTAAAACAATACCGACATATCTTATGATGCAGGAGCATGGGGTAAGTTGGGTGACAAATGGCCAAATAGTTCTTTGAATAAATTGAAGATTTTTATTGATAACAAGTCATTAGTTCCTTTTCATATGGGTAATgctattaaatttattacttgAAAATTATATTGAACTGTCTAGTAAGTTGCAGAGTGTACAAAAATTGTACTTAACCACCTGCAAGTCTCAGCATCTAGCATCTTAAATAAGAACGGCTATAGACAAAGAGGCAACATCAATgactttttgataagtaattcattaaaaaagaaaagtaaaaaagagaACTACCCAAGAACAGGCTGTACACAAGAGGCAATGCGAAAACAAAAGGAGCATGAACAACAAAAGATAATTAGTGGAGTCCAGAAAATCTAGAAACCCTTCTGCAGAAAACAAAGAAGTTGGTGAAGTCCACTCATATATGTCTTCAGAAAGAGATATTTCAAATTAACCACACTGATTTCAGCTCCCTCAAAGCACCGAGCATTCCTCTCTCACCAGAGGCACCAGATTAGACACAATGGAAAAATTCGCCATATCGTCCCACTACCTCCCCTGCCAACTCACCCTTCCTTCCATGCCCTCTAACACATCACGCACCATTAAGGGCATGACCCAAGAGaccaaataagaaaaatatcattGCCCATAGGTCTGAAGCCAGTAGGTAACATTAATGTTTAAACCATCCAAAACTGAATATTGTAACATTCCAAGTCCTTCTATTCCaaaaaaggctagcccaatgtGGTAAGGCCCGTCCAACATTTTTACAACCTCTCCGTCACTAGTTCATGTGGCACTCCACCATGCTCCTGCACACATTTTCCCTTCCATACATACAGCTCATGACATACATGGCGGCTCTACTAACAAGTAACAAGTAGAACATTGTTCTGATACCATTTCTTCAAACCTATGAAATCGCTAGCCACATACGCGCCTAATAGAACTAGTCAAGTTCATTTGGGACTTCTCATAATCACTTATATAACCCAGTTTATTATAAAACCTGACCCCGACTCAAATGACACTCACTCCTCCAACATGAATTAATGGAAGAAAAATGGTAAAGATCACAGGTTCAGAACCTCCTAAGTGCATGTTTGTAGTAGTAGTGTAATGGGCAACTGAAAACAGTTAAAGCTTAAATACTAAAAGATATTAAATCAATAATTGCAAACAAGACATCCTAGTTTAGAACAGCTAAACAGAACACTCAAAAAATCACATGACTATACATTCCAGTTACCAAACAACATAAGAGACTTTTgtctattttaacaaaatccttaaaaacataatatatatattttcaatccTCAGATTTTCTGTTTTATTTTCCTCAGCTTTCTGAGagaccaaacacaaaaaaaaaaaaaaaaaaaaaaaacttacagcGAGAAATTGAGCAAATTCAGCGGATTGGACTTGTGAAGGATccattgaaagagagagagaaagagaaagattggATTTTTGATCAGTTACTAAAACCCTCAAATCTGAGAAAACCTAAAAGCTTTTGATTCTAAAACCCTAAATACAAAGAACGCGGTGGCTAAGGAAGATGGGATAATGGGCCGAATGAAATGGGCCCAGTTTCCATCAAATTTGTGAGTGTTTATATGGGCCCAGGGCAAGGCCCATTAGATTTACATTGACACAGCCTAGTAAGTGTACATCTTGGCCCATTGGGCTTTACATTGACACAGCCTAGTAGGAGTTTACATATAGGCCCATTGGACTTTACTACAATGGCAGACCCTATTAATTGTAAGTTACCATTTAAAACTTCTGGTTATTAATCAATAATCATTATTGTTTATATCCACAAGTAAATAATGAATTCTTGTTGCATCGTGTATTGAATTGAGTGCGTGCTcagagactcttct is a genomic window containing:
- the LOC142631606 gene encoding mitochondrial import inner membrane translocase subunit TIM8, which gives rise to MDPSQVQSAEFAQFLAQEEQRAKVGEMVIKITNVCWDKCITSTPGSKFSSSESSCLSNCARRYMDMSLLIVKRVQNMQ